One part of the Paraburkholderia flagellata genome encodes these proteins:
- a CDS encoding YdcF family protein, whose translation MFALFVALGLLWRSARWRVAACAALVFWLLATGWLTGVLLDFAQPALYRTPYDQAKNGPARFGSRTAIIMLGGGTESRDGQLVPARDVFARIALAAELHAQCARAGGACRVIVSGGNPEHHASAEADNYAPYLLRAGVPSADLVLENQSLTTYQNARNVAPIVRAGNDETLLLVTSSYQMRRAMLDFQRFDMNPLPAVSSVRRVERGLLPRVANLKSAETALHESIGVAQFYVYRMIGWF comes from the coding sequence TTGTTTGCGCTATTTGTTGCGCTCGGACTGCTGTGGCGCAGCGCGCGCTGGCGTGTCGCAGCCTGCGCGGCGCTGGTCTTCTGGCTGCTCGCCACCGGTTGGCTCACCGGCGTGCTGCTCGATTTCGCGCAGCCGGCGTTATATCGCACTCCCTACGATCAGGCCAAAAACGGCCCGGCGCGCTTCGGCTCTCGCACCGCCATCATCATGCTGGGCGGCGGCACCGAATCCCGCGACGGCCAACTGGTTCCCGCGCGCGACGTCTTCGCACGCATTGCCCTTGCCGCCGAACTGCACGCGCAGTGCGCACGCGCGGGCGGCGCGTGTCGCGTGATCGTGAGTGGCGGTAATCCGGAACACCATGCGAGCGCCGAGGCCGACAACTACGCGCCCTACCTGCTGCGCGCCGGCGTGCCGAGCGCCGATCTCGTGCTCGAGAACCAGAGCCTCACGACGTATCAGAACGCGCGCAATGTCGCGCCCATCGTCCGGGCCGGGAACGATGAAACACTCCTGCTCGTGACGTCGTCGTACCAGATGCGCCGCGCGATGCTCGATTTCCAGCGCTTTGACATGAACCCGCTGCCCGCGGTATCCAGCGTGCGCCGCGTCGAGCGCGGCCTGCTGCCGCGCGTGGCCAATCTCAAGTCCGCCGAGACGGCGCTGCACGAATCGATTGGAGTTGCCCAGTTTTATGTGTATCGGATGATTGGCTGGTTTTAG